In Pseudomonas fluorescens, the following are encoded in one genomic region:
- the hutH gene encoding histidine ammonia-lyase — translation MTALNLIPGQLTLAQLRDVYQQPVKLTLDHSASAQIEASVACVEQILAENRTAYGINTGFGLLASTRIASEDLENLQRSLVLSHAAGVGQPISDELVRLIMVLKVNSLSRGFSGIRRVVIDALIALINAEVYPHIPLKGSVGASGDLAPLAHMSLVLLGEGKARYKGEWMEATEALKVAGLTPLTLAAKEGLALLNGTQVSTAFALRGLFEGEDLFAGALALGGLTVEAVLGSRSPFDARIHAARGQKGQIDAAAAYRDLLGERSEVSDSHENCEKVQDPYSLRCQPQVMGACLTQFRQAAEVLAIEANAVSDNPLVFAAEGDVISGGNFHAEPVAMAADNMALAIAEIGSLSERRISLMMDKHMSQLPPFLVANGGVNSGFMIAQVTAAALASENKALSHPHSVDSLPTSANQEDHVSMAPAAGKRLWEMAENTRGILAVEWLAAVQGLDLRDGLKTSPKLEKARAILRNDVPFYEKDRFFAPDINAASELLASRCLNELVTVKLLPSL, via the coding sequence ATGACTGCGCTAAACCTGATTCCCGGCCAACTGACCCTCGCCCAACTGCGTGACGTCTACCAGCAGCCGGTGAAACTGACCCTCGACCACAGCGCCTCGGCCCAGATCGAAGCCAGCGTTGCCTGCGTGGAACAGATCCTCGCCGAGAACCGCACCGCCTACGGCATCAACACCGGTTTCGGCCTGCTGGCCTCGACCCGCATCGCCAGCGAAGACCTGGAAAACCTGCAGCGCTCGCTGGTGCTGTCCCACGCTGCCGGTGTCGGCCAGCCGATCAGCGATGAGCTGGTGCGTCTGATCATGGTGCTCAAGGTCAACAGCCTGAGCCGTGGTTTCTCTGGTATCCGCCGTGTGGTGATCGACGCGCTGATCGCCCTGATCAACGCCGAGGTTTACCCGCACATTCCATTAAAAGGTTCGGTCGGTGCTTCCGGTGACCTGGCGCCTCTGGCCCATATGTCGCTGGTGCTGCTGGGCGAAGGCAAGGCGCGCTACAAAGGCGAGTGGATGGAAGCCACCGAAGCGCTGAAAGTTGCCGGTCTGACCCCTCTGACCCTGGCCGCGAAAGAAGGCCTGGCGCTGCTCAACGGCACTCAGGTGTCCACTGCTTTTGCCCTGCGTGGCCTGTTCGAAGGTGAAGACCTGTTCGCCGGTGCCTTGGCACTGGGCGGCCTGACCGTTGAAGCGGTCCTGGGTTCGCGTTCGCCGTTCGATGCCCGCATCCACGCTGCCCGTGGCCAGAAAGGCCAGATCGACGCTGCCGCCGCTTACCGCGACCTGCTGGGCGAGCGCAGCGAAGTCTCCGACTCCCACGAAAACTGCGAGAAGGTACAAGACCCGTACTCCCTGCGCTGCCAGCCACAAGTCATGGGCGCCTGCCTGACCCAGTTCCGCCAAGCGGCCGAAGTGCTGGCGATCGAAGCCAACGCCGTTTCCGACAACCCGTTGGTTTTCGCCGCTGAAGGTGACGTGATCTCCGGTGGCAACTTCCACGCCGAGCCGGTGGCCATGGCGGCCGACAACATGGCGTTGGCCATCGCTGAAATCGGTTCCCTGAGCGAGCGCCGTATCTCGCTGATGATGGACAAGCACATGTCGCAACTGCCGCCGTTCCTGGTGGCCAACGGTGGTGTGAACTCCGGTTTCATGATCGCCCAGGTGACCGCAGCGGCACTGGCCAGCGAGAACAAGGCGTTGTCCCATCCGCATTCGGTGGACAGCCTGCCGACTTCCGCCAACCAGGAAGACCACGTTTCCATGGCGCCGGCGGCTGGCAAGCGTCTGTGGGAAATGGCCGAGAACACCCGTGGGATTCTCGCGGTGGAATGGCTGGCGGCCGTTCAGGGCCTGGATCTGCGCGACGGCCTGAAAACCTCGCCGAAACTGGAAAAGGCTCGGGCCATTCTGCGTAACGACGTGCCGTTCTATGAGAAGGACCGCTTCTTCGCGCCAGACATCAATGCGGCGTCTGAATTGTTGGCCTCGCGTTGCTTGAACGAGCTGGTGACGGTGAAGTTGCTGCCTAGCCTGTAA
- a CDS encoding amino acid permease, with amino-acid sequence MQQAEKGLKRGLSARHIRFMALGSAIGTGLFYGSASAIQMAGPAVLLAYLIGGAAVFMVMRALGEMAVHNPVTGSFGQYASTYLGPMAGFVLGWTYAFEMVIVGMADVTAFGIYMGFWFPEVSRWIWVLGVVSIVGGLNLCNVKVFGEMEFWLSLLKVAAIVAMILGGFGIMWFGISSAPGQATDISNLWSHGGFMPNGMGGLIASFAVVMFAFGGIEIIGVTAGEAKDPQHVLPRAINAVPLRILLFYVLTMLVLMSIFPWQQIGSQGSPFVQIFDKLGIGSAATILNIVVITAAISAINSDIFGAGRMMFGLAQQGHAPKGFARLSRNGVPWMTVVVMSAALLLGVLLNYLIPENVFLLIASIATFATVWVWLMILVTQVAMRRSMSAEQVAQLKFPVPLWPYAPAAAIAFMLFIFGVLGYFPDTQAALIVGVVWIVLLVLAYLTWVKPAAGQAALVTQDPTFSHR; translated from the coding sequence ATGCAACAGGCAGAAAAAGGTTTGAAACGCGGGCTCTCTGCCCGACATATTCGCTTCATGGCGCTGGGGTCGGCAATCGGCACCGGGCTGTTTTATGGATCTGCCTCGGCCATACAAATGGCCGGGCCTGCGGTACTGCTCGCTTACCTGATCGGTGGCGCGGCGGTGTTCATGGTCATGCGTGCCCTTGGTGAGATGGCGGTGCACAACCCGGTGACGGGCTCGTTCGGCCAGTACGCCAGCACCTACCTGGGGCCAATGGCGGGCTTCGTCCTCGGTTGGACCTACGCATTCGAAATGGTCATCGTCGGCATGGCCGACGTCACGGCATTCGGTATCTACATGGGCTTCTGGTTCCCGGAGGTTTCCCGCTGGATCTGGGTGCTGGGTGTCGTTTCCATCGTTGGCGGCCTGAACCTGTGCAACGTCAAAGTCTTCGGTGAAATGGAGTTCTGGCTGTCGCTGCTCAAGGTCGCGGCCATCGTCGCGATGATCCTGGGTGGTTTCGGCATCATGTGGTTCGGCATCAGCTCGGCCCCTGGCCAGGCAACCGACATCAGCAACCTCTGGAGCCACGGCGGCTTCATGCCCAATGGCATGGGCGGTCTGATCGCTTCGTTCGCGGTGGTGATGTTTGCGTTTGGCGGTATTGAAATCATCGGCGTAACGGCAGGTGAAGCCAAGGACCCGCAGCACGTGCTGCCCCGGGCGATCAATGCTGTACCGTTGCGGATCCTGCTGTTCTACGTGCTGACGATGCTGGTGCTGATGTCGATCTTTCCATGGCAGCAGATCGGCAGCCAGGGCAGCCCGTTCGTGCAGATCTTCGACAAGCTGGGGATCGGCTCGGCGGCCACCATCCTCAATATCGTGGTGATCACGGCGGCGATTTCGGCGATCAACAGTGACATCTTCGGCGCTGGCCGCATGATGTTCGGTCTGGCCCAGCAAGGGCATGCACCCAAGGGCTTCGCCCGCCTGTCGCGCAATGGCGTGCCATGGATGACGGTCGTGGTGATGAGTGCCGCGCTGTTGCTGGGCGTGTTGCTGAACTACCTGATCCCGGAAAACGTGTTCCTGCTGATCGCTTCCATCGCGACCTTTGCCACGGTGTGGGTCTGGCTGATGATTCTGGTGACCCAAGTGGCCATGCGCCGGTCCATGAGCGCCGAGCAGGTTGCACAACTGAAATTCCCGGTACCGCTCTGGCCCTATGCGCCGGCGGCGGCGATTGCCTTCATGCTCTTCATCTTCGGCGTGCTGGGCTATTTCCCGGACACCCAGGCAGCGCTGATCGTCGGCGTGGTCTGGATCGTGTTGCTGGTGCTGGCTTACCTGACGTGGGTGAAACCGGCGGCGGGCCAGGCAGCCCTGGTGACGCAGGATCCTACTTTTTCTCATCGATAA
- the hutI gene encoding imidazolonepropionase: protein MKTLWQHCHVATMAQGVYSIIEDAAIVTSGAHIEWIGPRGELPAGEYPAVNDLNGAWVTPGLIDCHTHTVFGGNRSGEFEQRLQGVSYAQIAASGGGIASTVRATRAASENELFASAAKRLKSLMRDGVTSVEIKSGYGLDLANERKMLRVARRLGAELPVSVRSTCLAAHALPPEYVDRADDYIDHICADMLPALAAEGLVDAVDAFCEYLAFSPAQVERVFITAQELGLPVKLHAEQLSSLHGSSLAARYHALSADHLEFMTEDDAIAMAKSGTVAVLLPGAFYFLRETQLPPMEALRKHGVKIAIASDLNPGTSPALSLRLMLNMACTCFRMTPEEALAGATIHAATALGMADTHGSLEVGKVADFVAWQIDRPADLCYWLGGDLEKRVVRHGVESSL, encoded by the coding sequence ATGAAAACTCTCTGGCAACACTGCCACGTCGCAACCATGGCACAAGGCGTCTACTCGATCATCGAGGACGCGGCCATCGTGACGTCAGGAGCGCACATTGAGTGGATCGGCCCGCGCGGTGAGTTGCCGGCGGGCGAGTACCCGGCCGTCAATGATTTGAACGGGGCCTGGGTCACACCGGGCCTGATCGACTGCCACACTCACACGGTGTTCGGCGGTAACCGCAGCGGTGAATTCGAACAGCGCCTGCAAGGCGTCAGCTACGCGCAAATCGCCGCCAGCGGTGGCGGCATCGCCAGCACTGTGCGCGCCACCCGTGCCGCCAGCGAAAACGAGTTGTTCGCCAGTGCCGCCAAACGCCTGAAAAGCCTGATGCGTGATGGCGTCACCAGCGTCGAAATCAAGTCCGGCTACGGCCTGGACCTGGCCAACGAGCGCAAGATGCTGCGCGTGGCCCGTCGCCTCGGCGCCGAACTGCCGGTCAGCGTGCGCAGCACCTGCCTGGCGGCTCACGCCCTGCCACCGGAATACGTCGATCGCGCCGACGACTACATCGATCACATCTGCGCCGACATGCTCCCGGCCCTGGCTGCCGAGGGATTGGTGGACGCGGTGGACGCGTTCTGCGAGTACCTGGCGTTCTCCCCGGCGCAGGTCGAGCGGGTGTTCATAACCGCCCAGGAACTGGGCCTGCCAGTGAAGCTGCACGCCGAGCAGTTGTCGTCGTTGCATGGATCGAGCCTGGCGGCGCGTTATCACGCGTTGTCCGCCGATCACCTGGAGTTCATGACGGAGGACGACGCCATCGCCATGGCCAAGTCCGGCACGGTTGCGGTGCTGTTGCCCGGCGCCTTCTACTTCTTGCGCGAAACCCAATTGCCGCCGATGGAAGCCCTGCGCAAACACGGCGTGAAAATCGCCATCGCCAGCGACCTCAACCCGGGCACCTCGCCGGCACTGTCATTGCGCCTGATGCTGAACATGGCTTGCACCTGTTTCCGCATGACCCCGGAAGAAGCCCTGGCCGGCGCGACGATTCATGCCGCCACCGCGCTGGGCATGGCCGACACCCATGGCTCACTGGAGGTCGGCAAGGTTGCGGATTTCGTCGCCTGGCAAATCGATCGTCCGGCCGACCTGTGTTACTGGCTGGGCGGCGACCTGGAAAAACGCGTCGTGCGCCACGGCGTCGAATCAAGTCTGTAG
- the hutG gene encoding N-formylglutamate deformylase: protein MDKVLNFKQGRVPLLISMPHAGVRLTPAVETGLIPDAKSLPDTDWHIPQLYDFAAELGASTLAAEYSRFVIDLNRPSDDKPLYVGATTGLYPATLFDGIPLFREGLEPSADERATYLEQIWTPYHSTLQQELARLKAEFGYALLFDAHSIRSIIPHLFDGKLPDFNLGTFNGASCDPQLATRLEAICALHDNYTHVLNGRFKGGHITRHYGNPAENIHAVQLELGQCTYMEEFEPFRYRPDLAEPTRVVLKELLQGLLAWGEKHYNR from the coding sequence GTGGATAAGGTTCTGAACTTCAAACAAGGCCGCGTACCGCTGCTGATCAGCATGCCCCACGCTGGTGTGCGCCTGACGCCTGCGGTCGAAACCGGATTGATCCCCGATGCGAAAAGCCTGCCGGACACCGACTGGCACATTCCGCAGTTGTACGATTTCGCCGCTGAACTGGGTGCCAGCACCTTGGCCGCCGAGTACTCGCGATTTGTCATCGACCTGAACCGGCCATCCGACGACAAGCCGTTGTACGTCGGCGCGACCACCGGTCTGTATCCGGCCACGTTGTTCGACGGCATACCGTTGTTCCGCGAAGGCCTGGAGCCTTCTGCCGATGAGCGCGCGACCTATCTTGAGCAGATCTGGACGCCGTACCACAGCACCCTGCAGCAGGAACTGGCGCGTTTGAAAGCCGAGTTCGGCTACGCGCTGTTGTTCGATGCGCACTCGATCCGCTCGATCATCCCGCACCTGTTCGACGGCAAGTTGCCGGACTTCAACCTCGGCACCTTCAACGGCGCCAGTTGCGATCCACAGCTTGCGACGCGACTGGAAGCGATCTGCGCGCTTCACGACAATTACACCCACGTACTCAACGGGCGCTTCAAGGGCGGGCACATCACCCGCCATTACGGCAATCCGGCCGAGAACATCCACGCGGTGCAACTGGAACTGGGTCAGTGCACCTACATGGAAGAATTCGAGCCGTTCCGCTATCGCCCGGACCTGGCGGAGCCGACGCGGGTGGTGTTGAAGGAGTTGCTGCAAGGGCTGTTGGCTTGGGGCGAGAAGCACTACAACCGTTAA
- a CDS encoding choline ABC transporter substrate-binding protein: MTSPKGLFTRCLSIFCGTALLSAGAMAADDASCKTVRMGVVNWTDVIATSGMADVLLNGLGYESKQTSAVQQIIFAGIRDKRLDIFLGYWKPAMDKNIAPFVAANQVKVMDKPSLADAQATLAVPDYVAAAGLKTFSDIAKFKDQLGGKIYGIEPGSGANTTIKTMIETNHFGLKDFKLIESGEAGMLAAVQRAVNRKEFVVFVGWTPHPMNINMKIDYLTGSEDVYGPNEGAATVSTVTAPDYAQRCPNVNRLLENLTFTAAQESQLMVPIMERQTAQDVAKKWLRDHPEDLQRWLAGVSSFDGKDGVATVQTSLKN, from the coding sequence ATGACAAGCCCCAAAGGTCTGTTCACCCGCTGTCTCTCAATCTTCTGCGGTACCGCTCTGTTGAGCGCCGGCGCCATGGCCGCGGACGACGCTTCCTGCAAAACCGTGCGCATGGGCGTGGTCAACTGGACCGACGTGATCGCCACCAGTGGCATGGCCGATGTGCTGCTCAATGGTCTGGGCTACGAAAGCAAGCAAACCAGCGCCGTGCAGCAAATCATCTTCGCCGGCATCCGCGACAAGCGACTGGACATCTTCCTTGGTTACTGGAAACCGGCGATGGATAAAAACATCGCACCCTTCGTGGCTGCCAATCAGGTCAAGGTCATGGACAAACCGAGCCTGGCCGATGCCCAAGCCACGCTCGCGGTCCCTGACTATGTGGCAGCGGCCGGCCTGAAAACCTTCTCCGACATCGCCAAATTCAAGGATCAGCTCGGCGGCAAGATCTACGGCATCGAGCCGGGCAGTGGCGCCAACACCACGATCAAGACCATGATCGAAACCAATCACTTCGGCCTCAAGGACTTCAAACTGATCGAGTCCGGTGAAGCCGGCATGCTCGCGGCCGTGCAGCGGGCAGTGAACCGCAAGGAGTTCGTGGTGTTCGTCGGCTGGACCCCGCACCCGATGAACATCAACATGAAGATCGACTACCTGACCGGCAGCGAAGACGTCTACGGGCCGAATGAAGGCGCCGCGACGGTCTCAACCGTGACTGCGCCGGATTACGCCCAGCGCTGCCCGAACGTCAATCGGCTGCTGGAAAACCTGACGTTCACCGCCGCCCAGGAAAGCCAGTTGATGGTGCCGATCATGGAGCGCCAAACGGCTCAGGATGTCGCGAAAAAATGGCTGCGTGACCATCCAGAAGACTTGCAGCGCTGGTTGGCCGGTGTCAGCAGTTTCGATGGCAAGGATGGCGTGGCCACGGTTCAGACCAGCCTGAAGAATTGA
- a CDS encoding alpha/beta hydrolase, giving the protein MAPYPLSRQMTAFVDKTLSFNSTDSSINGLRQAYSDMCRAFTPARPAGLHVVDFELAGVAVRSYQPPASGASCIVYLHGGGWVVGDLDSHDFICAEWASTLGVRVIAVDYRRAPEHPFPAAFDDCLKVWRALRTGPFQLDPARTLVAGDSAGGNLAAALCLALRDAGEPLPCAQVLIYPGLGGDHRLPSRSECIDAPLLSSSDVDCYHALYLQGTRHPNAYAMPLLATDFSALPPALIAVAQFDPLRDDGVLYAERLNASGVVATLYVGEGLVHGCLRARGQAAEVDALYETLFGYLSAKL; this is encoded by the coding sequence ATGGCTCCTTACCCGCTTTCCAGGCAAATGACGGCATTCGTCGACAAAACCCTGAGTTTCAACAGCACCGACAGCAGTATCAACGGGTTGCGCCAGGCCTACAGCGATATGTGCCGGGCGTTTACCCCGGCACGCCCCGCCGGGTTGCATGTGGTCGATTTCGAGTTGGCCGGTGTTGCTGTTCGTTCCTATCAGCCACCGGCCAGCGGTGCGTCGTGTATCGTTTATCTGCATGGCGGCGGCTGGGTGGTGGGGGACCTGGATTCCCACGATTTCATCTGCGCCGAATGGGCATCGACACTCGGTGTACGGGTGATCGCCGTCGATTACCGCCGGGCACCGGAGCATCCGTTTCCCGCCGCGTTCGATGATTGCCTGAAGGTCTGGCGAGCACTGCGCACCGGGCCGTTTCAACTCGATCCTGCGCGTACGCTGGTGGCCGGCGACAGTGCCGGTGGCAACCTCGCGGCGGCGTTGTGCCTGGCGTTGCGCGATGCCGGCGAGCCGCTGCCGTGCGCGCAGGTGCTGATCTATCCGGGGTTGGGTGGCGATCACCGGCTGCCGTCGCGCAGTGAGTGCATCGACGCGCCGTTACTCAGCAGCAGTGACGTCGATTGCTATCACGCGCTTTACCTGCAAGGCACCCGTCATCCGAACGCCTACGCCATGCCATTGCTCGCCACGGATTTCAGCGCACTGCCACCGGCATTGATCGCCGTGGCGCAATTCGACCCGTTGCGTGATGACGGCGTGCTGTATGCCGAGCGACTCAATGCCTCGGGCGTGGTTGCCACGCTGTATGTCGGCGAGGGCTTGGTCCATGGCTGTTTGCGGGCCCGAGGGCAGGCAGCCGAGGTCGATGCGCTGTACGAAACCTTGTTCGGATATCTGTCGGCAAAACTCTGA
- the pip gene encoding prolyl aminopeptidase: protein MQTLYPQIKPHARHDLAVDETHTLYVDESGSPEGLPVVFIHGGPGAGCDAQSRCFFDPNLYRIVTFDQRGCGRSTPHASLENNTTWDLVADLERIRQHLGIDKWVLFGGSWGSTLALAYAQTHPERVHGLILRGIFLCRPQEIEWFYQAGASRLFPDYWQDYIAPIPLDERDDLLTAFHKRLVGNDQIAQMHAAKAWSTWEGRTATLRPNPLVVDRFSEPQRALSIARIECHYFSNHAFLEQNQLIRDMGKIAHLPGVIIHGRYDVICPLDNAWELHQAWPNSELQVIRDAGHAASEPGITDALVRAANQMARRLLDLPPEEA, encoded by the coding sequence ATGCAGACTTTGTACCCGCAGATCAAACCCCACGCCCGGCACGATCTGGCCGTCGACGAAACCCACACGCTGTATGTCGACGAAAGCGGTTCACCGGAAGGTTTGCCGGTGGTGTTCATCCACGGCGGCCCCGGTGCCGGATGTGATGCCCAGAGTCGTTGCTTCTTCGATCCGAATCTCTATCGCATTGTCACTTTCGATCAGCGCGGCTGCGGTCGCTCCACGCCTCACGCCAGCCTGGAAAACAACACCACCTGGGATCTGGTCGCCGACCTGGAGCGGATTCGACAGCACTTGGGCATCGACAAATGGGTGCTGTTTGGCGGCTCCTGGGGTTCGACCCTCGCGCTGGCCTACGCGCAAACCCATCCTGAGCGGGTACACGGCCTGATCCTGCGCGGGATCTTTCTCTGCCGTCCGCAGGAAATCGAATGGTTCTACCAGGCCGGCGCCAGCCGCCTGTTCCCCGATTACTGGCAGGACTACATCGCGCCGATCCCGCTGGACGAGCGCGACGACTTGCTCACCGCGTTCCACAAGCGCCTGGTCGGCAACGACCAGATCGCCCAGATGCACGCGGCCAAGGCCTGGTCCACCTGGGAGGGCCGCACCGCGACCCTGCGTCCCAACCCGCTGGTGGTCGACCGTTTCTCCGAGCCACAACGTGCGTTGTCGATTGCCCGCATCGAATGCCACTACTTCAGCAACCACGCCTTCCTGGAGCAGAACCAGTTGATCCGCGACATGGGCAAGATCGCCCATTTGCCCGGCGTGATCATCCATGGCCGCTATGACGTGATCTGTCCGCTGGATAACGCCTGGGAATTGCATCAGGCCTGGCCGAACAGCGAACTGCAGGTCATCCGCGATGCCGGTCATGCCGCTTCCGAGCCGGGCATCACCGACGCGCTGGTACGCGCCGCCAATCAGATGGCCCGGCGTCTGCTCGACCTGCCGCCTGAAGAAGCATGA
- the dtd gene encoding D-aminoacyl-tRNA deacylase: MKGLLQRVRGARVEVAGEIVGAVDQGLLVLVAVEPDDTRASADKLLNKLLNYRVFSDAEGKMNLSLADVGGGLLLVSQFTLAADTKSGLRPGFSTAAPPALGEELFGYLLNKAKQVHGTVASGRFGADMQVHLVNDGPVTFLLQT; this comes from the coding sequence ATGAAGGGCCTGCTGCAACGGGTGCGCGGCGCACGAGTCGAGGTCGCGGGCGAGATCGTGGGTGCCGTCGATCAGGGATTGCTGGTCCTGGTAGCCGTCGAGCCCGACGATACGCGGGCCAGCGCCGACAAACTTCTTAATAAACTGCTTAACTATCGGGTATTCAGTGACGCTGAGGGCAAGATGAATCTGTCCTTGGCGGATGTGGGCGGCGGGCTGCTGCTGGTCTCTCAGTTCACTCTGGCTGCCGATACCAAAAGCGGGTTGCGTCCGGGTTTCTCGACCGCGGCCCCTCCGGCGCTGGGCGAGGAACTATTCGGCTATCTATTGAACAAAGCGAAACAGGTGCATGGCACTGTGGCATCAGGTAGATTCGGCGCGGATATGCAGGTGCACCTGGTCAATGATGGCCCGGTAACCTTCCTGTTACAGACCTGA
- a CDS encoding glucan biosynthesis protein G yields the protein MIVSPCNAPKLSAKRLRSALVAGSALLCLLSAGQLWAFSLDDVSAKAKELAAQKYEAPRSNLPNEFRDMKFADYQKIRFLTEKAEWADQKTPFKLSFYHQGMHFDTPVKINEITTNTVEEIKYDPSRFDFGDMQFDPKATEQLGYAGFRVLYPINKADKQDEIMTMLGASYFRVVGKGHVYGLSARGMALDTALPSGEEFPRFREFWIQQPKPGDKHLVIFALLDSPRATGAYRLTLRPGSDTIVDVKAQMFLRDKVGKLGIAPLTSMFLFGANQPSKVLNYRRELHDSSGLAIHAGNGEWIWRPLNNPKHLAVSNFSVENPRGFGLLQRGRDFSHYEDLDDRYDKRPSAWIEPKGDWGKGTVDLVEIPTADETNDNIVAFWNPEKLPEPGQPLDVAYRMHWTMDEASIHAPDSAWVKQTLRSTGDVKQSNLIRQPDGSVAYLVDFEGPSLAALPADTEVRSQVSVGDNAELVENSVRYNPETKGWRLTLRMKIKDPSKSTEMRAALVQNIVPADLSKTSIPSSNSSVAKADKVAAKQQEKADKEARQAEAKQAEANPVADAKDKANQDAKQPAAADAAPATPESAPTEEVLTETWSYQLPADE from the coding sequence GTGATTGTTAGTCCCTGTAACGCACCAAAATTGTCTGCCAAACGGTTACGCAGCGCCCTGGTAGCGGGTTCTGCACTGCTCTGCCTGCTCAGCGCCGGTCAGCTTTGGGCATTCAGTCTGGATGATGTATCGGCCAAGGCAAAAGAGCTGGCCGCGCAGAAATACGAAGCGCCGCGCAGTAACCTGCCGAACGAGTTCCGCGACATGAAATTCGCGGACTATCAGAAAATTCGTTTTCTGACGGAAAAAGCCGAGTGGGCCGATCAGAAGACGCCGTTCAAGCTGTCCTTCTATCACCAGGGCATGCATTTCGATACGCCGGTGAAAATCAACGAAATCACCACGAACACCGTCGAAGAGATCAAGTACGACCCGAGTCGTTTCGATTTCGGCGACATGCAGTTCGATCCCAAGGCCACTGAACAACTGGGTTATGCCGGTTTCCGTGTGCTGTACCCGATCAACAAGGCCGACAAGCAAGACGAAATCATGACCATGCTTGGCGCGAGCTACTTCCGCGTCGTCGGCAAGGGTCACGTCTATGGTTTGTCCGCTCGCGGCATGGCGCTTGATACCGCATTGCCGTCTGGCGAAGAATTCCCGCGTTTCCGCGAGTTCTGGATTCAGCAGCCCAAGCCAGGCGACAAGCACCTGGTGATTTTCGCCCTGCTGGACTCTCCTCGTGCCACCGGCGCCTATCGCCTGACCCTGCGTCCGGGCAGCGACACCATCGTCGACGTCAAGGCGCAGATGTTCCTGCGTGACAAGGTCGGCAAACTGGGCATCGCTCCGTTGACCAGCATGTTCCTGTTCGGCGCCAACCAGCCGTCGAAAGTACTGAACTACCGTCGCGAGCTGCACGACTCCAGCGGTCTGGCGATCCATGCCGGCAACGGCGAGTGGATCTGGCGTCCGCTGAACAACCCGAAACACCTGGCCGTGAGCAACTTCAGCGTGGAAAACCCGCGCGGCTTCGGTCTGCTGCAACGTGGCCGCGACTTCAGCCACTACGAAGACCTCGACGACCGGTACGACAAGCGCCCAAGCGCCTGGATCGAACCGAAGGGTGACTGGGGCAAGGGCACAGTCGACCTGGTCGAAATTCCGACCGCCGACGAAACCAACGACAACATCGTTGCCTTCTGGAACCCGGAAAAATTGCCGGAACCTGGCCAGCCGCTCGATGTCGCTTATCGTATGCACTGGACCATGGATGAAGCCTCGATTCACGCGCCGGACAGCGCCTGGGTCAAACAGACCCTGCGTTCCACCGGTGACGTCAAACAATCCAACCTGATTCGTCAGCCGGACGGCAGCGTTGCCTACCTGGTGGACTTCGAAGGCCCGTCCCTGGCGGCATTGCCGGCCGATACGGAAGTTCGCAGCCAGGTCAGCGTCGGCGACAACGCCGAGCTGGTGGAAAACAGCGTGCGCTACAACCCTGAAACCAAGGGCTGGCGCCTGACCCTGCGGATGAAGATCAAGGATCCGAGCAAGTCCACCGAGATGCGTGCCGCGCTGGTGCAGAACATCGTGCCGGCGGATCTGTCCAAGACTTCGATTCCGTCGTCGAACTCGTCGGTTGCCAAGGCCGACAAGGTTGCCGCCAAGCAACAAGAGAAAGCGGACAAGGAAGCCAGGCAAGCGGAGGCCAAGCAGGCCGAAGCGAATCCTGTAGCAGATGCCAAGGACAAGGCCAATCAAGACGCCAAGCAGCCTGCCGCTGCCGACGCGGCCCCAGCCACACCGGAATCGGCCCCGACTGAAGAAGTCCTGACCGAGACCTGGAGCTATCAGTTGCCTGCCGATGAGTAA